One Kineosporia sp. NBRC 101731 DNA segment encodes these proteins:
- a CDS encoding extracellular solute-binding protein encodes MSPSMRGTRRMIAIAAVAGVALTMAACGSDDEGGSGSNEQITLKVSTFGLFGYDELYKQYQADHPNIKIVESNEGDLGKYTNALTQRIAAGSGAGDVVAIEEGAIIQFLQAPDKFVNFQDFGSEADKANWLDWKYKQGTTADGKTTIGLGTDVGGLAMCYRSDLFKEAGLPTDREEVSKLWPTWDEYIATGKKFLAGTKGDAKFVDSATNTYNSILMQEAGKAPGYTYFDQSNNFAMESNPAIKKAWDTTNLLLDSKLSSNLKSFTNEWNAGFKNGAFATIACPAWMTGYIKGQAGDAGEGKWDIATVPGGSGSWGGSFLGVPTQSKHQKEAVELAKFLSSPAGQLESFKAEGNLPSSPQDHADPALKDFKNEYFSNAPVAEIFVEGAVNLKPVYLGAKNQAVRDAIENDLRSVEQGQRTSEEGWQNAIKSAKAAAGV; translated from the coding sequence ATGAGCCCCTCCATGCGCGGCACCCGGCGGATGATCGCCATCGCCGCAGTCGCAGGAGTCGCGCTGACGATGGCCGCGTGCGGCTCGGACGACGAAGGTGGATCCGGCTCGAACGAGCAGATCACCCTGAAGGTCTCCACGTTCGGGCTGTTCGGGTACGACGAGCTCTACAAGCAGTACCAGGCAGATCACCCGAACATCAAGATCGTTGAGTCCAACGAGGGCGACCTGGGCAAGTACACGAACGCTCTGACCCAGCGGATCGCGGCAGGCAGTGGTGCCGGTGACGTGGTCGCGATCGAAGAGGGCGCGATCATCCAGTTCCTCCAGGCGCCCGACAAGTTCGTCAACTTCCAGGACTTCGGTTCGGAGGCGGACAAGGCGAACTGGCTGGACTGGAAGTACAAGCAGGGCACCACGGCCGACGGCAAGACCACGATCGGTCTCGGTACCGACGTGGGCGGTCTGGCCATGTGCTACCGCAGCGACCTCTTCAAGGAGGCCGGCCTGCCGACGGACCGCGAAGAGGTCTCGAAGCTGTGGCCCACCTGGGACGAGTACATCGCGACCGGCAAGAAGTTCCTGGCCGGCACCAAGGGTGACGCGAAGTTCGTCGACTCGGCCACGAACACCTACAACTCCATCCTCATGCAGGAAGCCGGAAAGGCCCCCGGCTACACGTACTTCGACCAGAGCAACAACTTCGCGATGGAGAGCAACCCGGCCATCAAGAAGGCCTGGGACACCACCAACCTGCTGCTGGACTCGAAGCTCTCGTCGAACCTGAAGTCGTTCACGAACGAGTGGAACGCCGGCTTCAAGAACGGCGCCTTCGCCACCATCGCCTGCCCCGCCTGGATGACGGGCTACATCAAGGGTCAGGCCGGCGATGCCGGTGAGGGCAAGTGGGACATCGCCACGGTGCCCGGCGGCAGCGGCAGCTGGGGCGGCTCGTTCCTGGGTGTGCCCACCCAGAGCAAGCACCAGAAGGAGGCCGTCGAGCTGGCCAAGTTCCTGAGCAGCCCGGCCGGTCAGCTGGAGTCGTTCAAGGCCGAGGGCAACCTGCCGTCGTCCCCGCAGGACCACGCCGACCCGGCTCTGAAGGACTTCAAGAACGAGTACTTCAGCAACGCCCCGGTGGCAGAGATCTTCGTCGAGGGTGCGGTCAACCTGAAGCCGGTCTACCTGGGTGCCAAGAACCAGGCCGTCCGGGACGCGATCGAGAACGACCTGCGCTCCGTCGAGCAGGGCCAGCGCACCTCGGAAGAGGGCTGGCAGAACGCGATCAAGAGCGCCAAGGCCGCGGCGGGTGTCTGA
- a CDS encoding carbohydrate ABC transporter permease, whose protein sequence is MTAVIADPEPEAPRKPLRTKVVESNNQLFRASPLNYLVLVVTFFLSVFPLYWMLVMASRTNDEIVQIPPVLTPGGNLGKNFTSLFDNPDVMFAQALLNSFIVAGSITVVVVIFSSLAGFAFAKLRFRGSGVLLGLVVLTMMVPIQLGTVPLYMMMDWLGIQGTLLTVILPYLASGFGVFLMRQYASQAVPDELIEAARVDGASTIRIFWSVVLPALRPAAAILGLFTFMTYWNDFLWPYVALSPENPTVQVALSRLSSGYYTDQSLVMAGTLMATLPLLVVVVLFGRQLISGIMDGAVKS, encoded by the coding sequence ATGACCGCAGTCATCGCTGATCCGGAGCCCGAAGCGCCCCGGAAACCACTCCGCACCAAGGTCGTCGAGAGCAACAACCAGCTGTTCCGGGCCAGCCCGCTGAACTACCTGGTCCTCGTCGTCACGTTCTTCCTCTCGGTCTTCCCGCTGTACTGGATGCTCGTGATGGCATCCCGCACCAACGACGAGATCGTGCAGATCCCGCCGGTCCTCACCCCCGGCGGGAACCTCGGGAAGAACTTCACCTCCCTGTTCGACAACCCCGACGTGATGTTCGCGCAGGCCCTGCTGAACTCGTTCATCGTGGCGGGCAGCATCACGGTCGTCGTGGTGATCTTCTCGTCGCTGGCCGGATTCGCCTTCGCCAAGCTGCGGTTCCGCGGCAGCGGGGTGCTGCTCGGGCTGGTCGTGCTGACCATGATGGTCCCGATCCAGCTGGGCACCGTGCCGCTGTACATGATGATGGACTGGCTGGGCATCCAGGGCACTCTGCTCACCGTCATCCTGCCCTACCTGGCCAGTGGTTTCGGTGTCTTCCTGATGCGGCAGTACGCCTCCCAGGCGGTGCCGGACGAACTGATCGAGGCGGCCCGGGTGGACGGTGCCTCGACGATCCGGATCTTCTGGTCGGTGGTCCTCCCGGCCCTGCGCCCAGCCGCGGCGATCTTGGGCCTGTTCACCTTCATGACGTACTGGAATGATTTCCTCTGGCCGTACGTCGCCCTCAGCCCGGAGAACCCGACCGTGCAGGTCGCGCTGTCCCGGCTGTCGAGCGGTTACTACACCGACCAGTCCCTGGTCATGGCGGGCACCCTGATGGCCACGCTCCCGCTGCTCGTCGTCGTCGTGCTCTTCGGGCGGCAGCTGATCAGCGGAATCATGGATGGAGCAGTCAAGTCATGA
- a CDS encoding sugar ABC transporter permease, whose product MSDITAPVTPARARSPWRSRLSRWDQKGSPYAFVSPFFILFGIFGAFPLLYTFWVSLHAWPLLGEHTFTGLDNYQKLLQDPQFWNAAKNTLGLFVVSTVPQYVLALWLAVTLNRKIRARTLFRVGVVIPNITSVAAVTLIFGMIFAKGFGLANWIIGWFGLDAVDWTAHTWSSWLAISVMVDWRWTGYNALIFLAAMQAISAELYEASAIDGASRTRQFWSITMPLLRPTILFTTITSIIGGVQLFAEPLLFAPGAGAIQGGSLRQFQTLTMYLIENGFTRFEFGYAGAVAWMIFVLVLIISLINILLVRRISGAD is encoded by the coding sequence GTGTCTGACATCACCGCCCCGGTGACACCGGCTCGGGCGCGCTCCCCCTGGCGGAGCCGCCTGAGCCGGTGGGACCAGAAGGGGTCGCCCTACGCCTTCGTCTCGCCGTTCTTCATCCTCTTCGGGATCTTCGGGGCCTTCCCGCTGCTCTACACCTTCTGGGTGTCGCTGCACGCCTGGCCCCTCCTGGGTGAACACACGTTCACCGGCCTGGACAACTACCAGAAGCTCCTGCAGGACCCGCAGTTCTGGAACGCCGCCAAGAACACGCTCGGCCTGTTCGTGGTCTCCACCGTTCCGCAGTACGTGCTGGCGCTCTGGCTGGCCGTCACGCTGAACCGGAAGATCCGCGCCCGCACCCTGTTCCGGGTCGGCGTGGTGATCCCGAACATCACCTCGGTCGCGGCGGTCACCCTGATCTTCGGGATGATCTTCGCCAAGGGCTTCGGCCTGGCCAACTGGATCATCGGCTGGTTCGGCCTGGACGCCGTGGACTGGACCGCCCACACCTGGTCGTCGTGGCTGGCCATCTCGGTGATGGTCGACTGGCGCTGGACCGGCTACAACGCGCTGATCTTCCTGGCCGCGATGCAGGCCATCTCGGCCGAGCTCTACGAGGCCTCGGCCATCGACGGGGCCTCCCGCACCCGTCAGTTCTGGTCGATCACCATGCCGCTGCTGCGGCCGACCATCCTGTTCACCACGATCACCTCGATCATCGGTGGCGTGCAGCTGTTCGCCGAGCCGCTGCTGTTCGCACCGGGGGCCGGCGCGATCCAGGGCGGATCGCTGCGGCAGTTCCAGACGCTCACCATGTACCTGATCGAGAACGGGTTCACCCGCTTCGAGTTCGGGTACGCCGGGGCCGTCGCCTGGATGATCTTCGTCCTGGTGCTGATCATCTCGCTCATCAACATCCTGCTCGTCCGCCGGATCAGCGGCGCCGACTGA